The Pongo abelii isolate AG06213 chromosome 20, NHGRI_mPonAbe1-v2.0_pri, whole genome shotgun sequence genome window below encodes:
- the CCDC194 gene encoding coiled-coil domain-containing protein 194, giving the protein MAEPGPEPGRAWRVLALCGVAVFLAAAAAGGALVAWNLAASAARGPRCPEPGVNATASPGDPPPGVDELRRQLAEAAEREEALARQLDQAESIRHELEKALKACEGRQSRLQTQLTTLKIEMDEAKAQGTQMGAENGALTEALARWEAAATESARRLDEALRRAGVAEAEGEACAAREAALRERLNALEAEMSPQRRVPRPRPRSGSRPRPSPRSRSRSGNSGGCRRPARRARGLTENLVD; this is encoded by the exons ATGGCCGAGCCGGGGCCGGAGCCCGGGCGTGCCTGGCGGGTGCTCGCCCTGTGCGGGGTGGCGGTGTTCCTGGCTGCGGCAGCAGCCGGCGGGGCCCTGGTAGCCTGGAATCTGGCCGCCTCGGCTGCTCGGGGACCTCGCTGCCCGGAGCCAGGGGTCAATGCCACGGCCTCGCCCGGGGACCCGCCGCCTGGGGTCGACGAGCTGCGGCGCCAGCTGGCAGAGGCTGCCGAGCGGGAGGAGGCCCTAGCCAGGCAGCTGGACCAGGCGGAAAGTATCCGGCACGAGTTGGAGAAGGCATTAAAGGCCTGTGAAGGCCGCCAG AGCCGGCTTCAGACCCAACTAACAACACTGAAGATTGAGATGGACGAAGCCAAGGCACAGGGGACCCAGATGGGGGCCGAGAACGGGGCGCTGACAG AGGCCCTGGCGCGCTGGGAGGCGGCGGCCACGGAGTCTGCGCGGCGGCTGGACGAGGCTCTGCGGCGAGCAGGCGTGGCGGAGGCCGAGGGCGAAGCCTGTGCGGCCCGGGAGGCGGCGCTGCGCGAACGCCT TAACGCCCTGGAAGCCGAGATGAGCCCCCAGCGCAGAGTGCCCCGGCCGCGTCCCCGCTCGGGGTCCCGACCCCGGCCTAGCCCTCGCTCGCGCTCTCGCTCCGGAAACTCCGGGGGCTGCCGGCGGCCGGCGCGGCGCGCACGAGG ACTTACAGAAAATTTGGTAGATTAA